AGCAGTACGGTGGTGCTGTGTTCCACCAAAGCGTCGAAGAGCAAGAAGCCCTTCCGGAGTACGGTTAAACATAACGCCCATTCGGTCCATCAGGTGGATGACGCCTGGTGCAGCATCACACATCGCTTTTACAGGCGGCTGGTTCGCAAGGAAGTCCCCGCCGTATACAGAGTCATCAAAGTGCTCCCACGTGGAGTCCCCTTCACCCATTGTATTTAATGCCCCGTTAATGCCCCCCTGTGCACAAACAGAGTGAGAACGTTTAACAGGTACTACTGAAAATAAATCTACTTTCATGCCGGCTTCAGCAGCTTTGATTGTAGCCATCAGGCCCGCCAAGCCACCACCGACAACGATGATTTTACCTTTGCTCATACAAAACACTCCTTCTCATAGTGCGTGTCCAAAATGGAGTCGTCTGAGCCTGCGGAGATCGGAGATCCGATAACATCCACACGCCGTAACCTGTCACTTTGAACAAGTATTTGCTATACGAATGCCAGGATGGATCGAATGCCAACGTATGTTAATAGTACGAATACGCCAAGAGTAACGTATGTGGAAATCTGCTGTGAACGAGGTGAAACGGTAATTCCCCACGTAATTGCAAACGACCATAGTCCGTTAGCAAAGTGGAACGTTGTTGCTGTAATACCAATGATGTAGGCAATCAATGCTACCGGGTTGGCTACAATATCTGCCATCATGTCAAAGTTAACTTCCTGCCCGAGTGCAGCAGCAATTCGAGTCTCCCAAACGTGCCAGGCTACGAAGATCAAAGTAATGACCCCTGTCGTACGCTGAAGACGGAACATCCAGTTACGGAAGTAGCTGTATGTACCGGTATTGTGTCTTGCCTGAAAGGCAATGTAAAGTCCGTAAATGGCATGGAATAAGATTGGAAGAAAAATAACAAAGATCTCCATTGCATAGCGCATTGGAAGCCCTTCCATAAAAGCTACTGCCTGGTTGTACGACTCTTCTCCCCGAACGGAGAAATAGTTTACCCCCAGGTGGACCAGTAAAAATATTCCAACAGGAATAACTCCTAATAAAGAATGCAGTTTGCGTAAGAAAAACTCTCGATTTTGTGACATCAGTTCTTTCCCCCTGTAAGTTTAATTGTTCAAAACAGGATCTACTACCCCAAAGCTGACCAACTAACGCCTCCTTCTTCCGTCTATACTTCCGACATTTTCTGCTAAAATGCAATGAAAATGCCATAACTATGAACATCTTGTGACAAAGTTATTGTACTCCCTTTTTTGACTCAACGTCAAGAAAGCGGATACAGACCTCATTTTAACAGAAAAGCGTTCAGAGGAACACAATCTTACTAATTTTCTGATATAAAAATTTGTGGAATTCCCGCCAACGTTTGATTTCAATAGCAAAAAAGCACGTTCTCAAAAAGAGAACATGCTTGATTACAATTTCGTGACACAAGATTAGTACTTTTCTGATATAGCTTTTAAATTATCCGATAATGATTCGCTCTGTCGGATACTTGAAATGTGTCTTTTGTTCCTGTCGACGGATGGAGAACAGGAAGGCAACTAATCCGACACGTCCGATAAACATGAGAATCATAAGCGTATTCTGGCTTGCCTGGGATAATTCCGATGTGATTCCCATGGACAAGCCGCACGTTCCGAAGGCTGAACTCACCTCAAAGATAATCGCCATGAGCTGCACTTCCTGCATGTCTTCAAAATGGGCGAGAAGAACAATGGACGAAAACAGTCCGACAACAAAAACAGAAAGGACGATGAATGCTTTCTGCCGGTCTTCGGGGTGGATTTCACGGCCGAATGCCTTAACATCCCTGCGCCCCATGGCAAAACTGCGGATCGTCAAAAACATAACCGCAAGTGTTGTCGTCCTGATTCCCCCGCCCACACTGGACGGACTGGCGCCGATGATCATCAGACCGGACAGGAGAAGAAGGCTGGCTAACCCCAACTCGGATATATCCATCGTTGCCAGCCCCCCGCTTCTTGCCGTTGTTGAATTAAACAGGGAGAAAAAGAACTGCTGATGCCAGGCAAGGCCATCATAAAACTCATTTCTCTCCAGAATCCAAAGCCCGAGAAATCCGATCACCAGTACAATGAAGTACGTAGACACAGAAATCTTCGTAAAGAGACTGAACCGAAAGTTATTGTCTTTACTCGTCAAGTATTCCTTCATTTCCATGAGTACAGGGAAACCGATCGCACCGAGAATGATCAGGAGTATATTAACAAGCTGGACAAAATAGTCATCCACAAACGGGATAAGAGACTGACCAGTTACATCAAAGCCTGCGTTTGTAAATGCCGAAAGTGCTCCAAAAGCACCCTGGTAATAAGCTTCAAGGGCTGTGTCGAAATAATTCAAATAATATGTACCTAAAATCAGTGTGCCAATAATTTCAATAGCAATGGCTACACCCAGAATCCCTCTCATCAATTTAACGAGTCCGCTGAAGGCAATTTGATTGTGGTCCACCATGATAAGCATGCGCTGGGATAACTGAATTTTTCGTCCGAAGATCATCCATACGAATGTTCCAATTGTCATGACACCGATCCCGCCAAGTTGTATCGCAAGTGCGAGGAACAGTATGCCCCACCCACTGTAGGTTTCGGAAACATTCACAACTGTCAGCCCTGTTACACTGACAGCACTTACGGATGTGAAAAGTGCTTCAGAATAGCTGACTGAAACACCCTGCTGTGATGAGATGGGTAAAAACAACAGGATGCTGAACACAAACATCGCTACAACGTATGAGGTTAATATAATTCTAAAAGGTGTTAATAATTTTGATAAACCGAGCTTCATTACATTGAACCTCCACTTTTAGTCGGGACTTAGTATACCACTATCTGGATGATCCCGCTATGGAATTTCATCATTCTGCGAGGTAAAAAAATCCGTGTAACCATTCGAAATTCTTATCCTGTTTTACCGGGACTATGATAAGATAAAAAGACAACATGCCTGTAACGAGGAGCAATGGTACTGGAGGAAGTCTACAACTATGGCTAGTAACGAAACAAAAGAACACATTAAGCAAGAAGAAAAAGAGCAGAGCCCGTTAACCACCGATCCGCAGTTCAGCTATGATCTTTTGCGTCATGCTTTACTGCCTGAGCTGCTTGGCAAAGAAGAAGAAGCTATTCTTTACTGGGCAGGCAAGTCGATTGCAAGGAAAGAGCCGCTCTCTTCCTTTGAGGAGATTCAGCGCTTCTTTTACAAAGCACAGTGGGGTGTCATAAAACGGATCAAGGAAAAGAAGCACGAAGCCTTATTTGAGCTTTCTGCTACGAGCCTTACCCGTGAACACGCACCCGTATCATTAGAATGCGGCTTTCTTGCCGAACAAATACAGCTTCAAAAAGGATTCATCACCGAGGCTGCCTATGAATTGAAAAAGAAAAAGCCCCTCGTTTTTGAAATCACTGTACGATGGGACCATAAAGATCCAGAACGAACCGATTCATAAACTGAAATGAAAAGGCTGTTTTCATATACATTGTTGCTGCACGCACTTTCTTTAGAGTACAGATAATGAAGATGCAGCATGCGTACCCTTCGCTTTCCGCGGTGGTGCAGTAAAAGCAACAATTCTTACGAAAACAGCCAATGTAAAAGAGGTGCCGGCAGACTTTCTGCCGGACACCTCTTATTTTTGTAATTGCGTCCTGTTACGCTCTTACTTCCACCCGTTCATCAAGCTCAAAGAACGTATGAAGAGATTCTACTGCTTTAACCATATACTTCTCTTCTATTACTGTAGATACTTTTATTTCGGAGGTAGACACCATTTCAACCGGTACTTCCTCTTTGGCAAGAACACGGAACATATCTGCTGCGACACCGGGATTTGAAATCATGCCTGAGCCCACAATGGATACTTTGGACAGCTGATCCACGTGGCGCACCTTTTGATATTGAAGTTTTGATTGAATAGTCTCCAGAACTTCGAGGGTTTCTTTTAATGCCTGTGTATGAATGGAGAAGGACACATTTACTTTCTGGTCCTCCGTAACCTGCTGAATAATAACATCTACATTAATACCTGACTCTGCAAGAGAGGTAAACAGGCTTGAAAGTGTATCCACCCTGTTTGGCATTCTTTCTACGGTGACCTTCGTCACAGCACTTTCAAATGCAAGGCCGCGTACGACTAAATTTTGTTCCATTGATGCTTCCTCCTCTACAACGGTTCCTTCCTGATCGATCATACTTGATCTTACAATCAGGGGAATTGAATAGTTTTTTGCAAACTCCACAGCTCTTGGGTGAAGAACCCCGGCCCCAAGGTTGGCCAGTTCGAGCATTTCATCGTATGAAATGCTTTGCAGCTGCCGGGCTTTCTTTACTACCCGGGGATCGGATGTGTATACGCCGGTAACATCTGTAAAGATTGAACAGCTCTCAGCTTTAAGAGCAGCCGCCAGGGCAACTGCCGTTGTATCTGAACCACCGCGGCCGAGTGTTGTAATTTCCCCTTCAGGTGTCATTCCCTGAAACCCGGCAACGATAACGACTTTTCCTTCTTTTAAATGACGTTCTAAATTCTCTGTTTTAATATCCGTAATCCGGGCGTTCTGGTGAACATCCTCTGTCCGGATTCCTGCCTGCCACCCTGTCAGGGATACAGCATCAATTCCCATTTCCTTAAGGGCCATAACCATTAGGGAAATCGTGACTTGTTCCCCCGTACTCATGAGCATGTCAAGTTCCCTTTTGTCAGGCTCTTCACTAAGCTGGTAGGCTAAGTCAACCAGGGCGTCTGTAGATTTCCCCATGGCTGACACAACAGTTACAACTTCGTGTCCTTCATCTTTCGCCCGTTTAACTTTTTCTGCAGCCCGCTTAATCTTAGCTGCATCTCCTACTGAAGTGCCTCCGAATTTCTGAACCAGTGTGGCCAATCAAAACGCCTCCTCCAATGAATTACCAGTGCATGGCTAGGTCAATACAAAAAGGTATAAAAAAGCAGCAGGAGGATCACAATCCCACTGCCGCATCGACTAAAATAATACACGTGTCGTCCGGTGAGATAGTTCTCCACACAACCTTCGTTGCATGACAGCTCTGTACTTATTCAGCACAGCTCCAGTGAAAAAGCATTTGAGTTGCTTTTTGCACTTCGGCGACCGTTCCTTTCCAGCTGTTTCACAGGGGCTCAACCCCCTCGGCAACTGTACTCTTCACGTCCGCTCCTCTACCAATCACTCTTTTGTTTGTATTTTGATGTTTACGAGTGTAACAGACATTTTCGTATTTGACAATGTAAAAATCTATTTTTCTTTTTCCGCCTCTAACTTTTCCTTCAGCTTTTCTGCCACAGCAGCGGGCACCCCTGCTCCACGGATTTCATCAACAGAGGCTTCTTTCAGACGCTTTACTGAACCAAAGTGCTTCAGCAGCGCCTTTTTTCTTTTTTCTCCAATGCCTTCTATGTCGTCAAGAATGGAGGTGAACATCGTCTTCTTTCTTACATTCCGGTGAAATGAAATCGCAAACCGGTGCACTTCATCCTGAATTCGCTGAAGAAGGTAAAATTCCTGACTCGTCTTTTTTAACGGCACCACCCGGGGCGGGTCACCAATCATAAGCTGGGAGGTCCGGTGTTTTTCATCTTTTACCAGTCCGCAGACAGGGATTGCCAGTCCCAGTTCATCCTCCAGTACCCCCTGGGCTGCAGAAATCTGTCCTTTTCCCCCGTCAATAACAATGAGATCAGGAAGGGGCTGCTCGTCTTTTAACAGACGGAAATACCTTCGCCTTACAACTTCACGCATGGAATCATAATCGTCCGGACCTTCCACTGATCTGATTTTATATTTACGGTAGCTTTTTTTATCCGGCTTTCCATCCAGAAACGAGACCATGGCCGAGACGGGATCAACCCCTTGAATATTTGAATTGTCAAAGGCTTCGATCCGGTGGGGCGTATCAATGTGGAGGGCTTTTCCCAGTTCCTCAACCGCCACGATCGTCTTCTTTTCATCTCGGTCGATGAGATCAAACTTCTCTTTCAGTGCGATGGACGCATTTTTCACAGCCAGCTTTACAAGCTCTTTTTTCTGCCCTTTTTTCGGCTTTAGCGCCTTCACGTCAAGAAACTCGCTTACCAGGGCTTCGTCTGCTTCTTCGGGCAGAAAAATCTCTTTGGGCTTTTTGTGCTGATCATCATCGTAGAACTGTCCAATAAATGTGTAAAAATCATCTTCCGGGTCCTGATACATGGGAAACATGGAAACATCGCGTTCAATCAGTTTCCCCTGACGCACAAAGAAGACCTGGATACACATCCAGCCTTTATCGTAAGCAAAGCCAAAGACATCACGGTCGACAAGATCCGTAAGTGCCATCTTCTGTTTTTCCATCACAGCCTCAATGTGCTGCACCTGATCACGAAGCTCTTTTGCACGTTCAAAATTCAGCTCTTCCGATGCTTCGTGCATTTTTTTGAATAGCTCGTCTTTGATTTCTTTATGGCCGCCATTCAGGAAACGGACAACCTGACTGACGATCTCTTTATTTTTCTCCTGACTAACCTCAAACTCACACGGGGCCATACACTGTCCAATGTGATAATACAAGCACACACGGTCAGGGAGAGTTCGGCACTTTCTGAGAGGATAAATGCGGTCGAGAAGTTTTTTTGTCTCGTTTGCAGCAAAAGCATTAGGGTAAGGACCGAAATACTTTGCCCCGTCTTTTTTCACCTTCCGTGTCGTTATCAGACGAGGGTGCTCCTCGTTTGTGACTTTCAAATAAGGGTAGTGCTTGTCATCTTTTAAAAGAACGTTGTATCTTGGTTCGTACTTTTTTATTAAGTTCTGCTCCAGAACAAGGGCTTCCACGTTTGAAGAGGTAACAATGTATTCAAAGTCCCTGATCTCACTCACAAGCCTCTGTGTTTTCATGTCGTGGGAACCTGAAAAGTAGGAGCGGACACGGTTTCTCAGTACTTTTGCTTTTCCGACATATATGATCGTTCCGTGTTTGTTTTTCATCAAATAACATCCGGGCTGGGCTGGAACGAGGGAGATTTTTTCTTTTAACGATTCCACGGCCGTGATCACACCCTTCAAATGTATGTTCGTATCTTTTACTATAGCACAGGGTTGAAACAGGAAAAAGGAAGAGATGTCGCAGTCTCAGGCACCCGTATTCAACCAAAGATTATTAAGACCGCGTTTATAGAACAAAAGCGCAAGCGTCTTAGTGACGAGCGATAAAGAAAACTTGGCTTTCGCCATGATGACGAAAGCCTTAGTTGCCCTTATGCTTTATTACAGATTGAAGCCGCTCTTTGGCTTAAGCTGATGGAATGAAATGACCTCGAACTCGCAGGCGCTGGAGCTGGAAGCGGAGGAGATTCATCATAAAGTAATCCACATATAGAAAGTTTAAACAATAAAAAAAAGCCGCCCGGTAACGGACAGCTTTCCCTTTACTGTTGCTTATGCGTGTTTGTTAAGAAGTTCAACAAGGGCTTCTTTCGGCTGGAAACCGACTACCTGATCCACTACTTCACCGTCTTTGAATACGAGTAAAGTCGGGATGCTCATAACGCCATATTTGCTTGCTGTTTCCTGGTTTTCGTCAACATCAAGCTTTACGATTTGTGCTTTGTCGCTCATTTCAGCGTCAAGTTCTTCAAGAACCGGAGCGATCATCTTACAAGGCCCGCACCACGGTGCCCAGAAGTCTGCTAATACTAAGCCTTGACTTGTTTCCTGACCAAAATTGCTATCTGTTACGTTTTTAATTGCCATTTTAAAAAACTCCTCCTCAACAGGACTATGATTTCTCCTGTTTAGTATATCATTTTTTCAATAAATGTTGCGAATGAACTGCTTTCTTCCATAAAACCATAGGAATTGTGACCATCCAGCTTTACGGATAATAGTATTTTAACGAATTCAGTAGACCGTTACAATGAATATGCTCAATCCAGTGCGGTAAGCTTCTCCACAGCCGGCTGGTACCCTTTTTCAGCACTGATTTTCAGTGCGATATAGGACAGCCACACACCATAAATAAACTTCGAAGAAATGTCGGCGATTGTATAAAGCAGATGCCTTGTCACTACGCCGTTGGGTGTAAACGAAAGTGCCGGCATCAGGTACGCAAATAAGTAAATGGTCCACGCTGCGACCTGGAAGTAAAACAGTCCTTTGACGAGCTTTTCAATGTGGGCCGGCACCTTTTGGCGATCCACAAAGTACACCCGGTAGAGAACGACCAAAAGAGGAACATAGGCAATGGAACCGAGTATGAACCACAGCCAGTATAAAAACGGGTTCGTCACCTCATACATCTGACCGATATAGCCTGTCAGCACCATCACTGCACTTGCTGTGACAAAAATCAGGGTATTTCTCATAAACGATTTTCCTTTGATCCCGAATACAAACATAGGCTGCGTCAAAAGAAGAGGAAGGGTGATAAACCAGTTAAAATAGCGAAAGCCATTTGAAAATGTCTGCTCCATTACATAAGCAGATCCCTGCCATGTGAAGGCATCATTCCATGATGAAAACTGCCTGAAAAGGTTCAGTGCTGCGGCTGCCATAATAAAGCATGACATAATCGTCGCCGTCCTGAGGCGGGGATGGATATCTTTTTGGGCGAAGGCAAAATAAACGAGGCCCGCCGCATGGGCTACGAACCCGAGAGTAAGAACGTGGGCAACAATATCATGCTGCATCGTCGAGTAATTAAAAAGGTTTTCATAATTAATTCCGGGGTGGTTTTGCAACGACATCGGCTGAATCTCCTTCAGTACGGCATTTTCCATAGTTTGCTAAATAAGGAGATGGTTTATGTAAAAGGACCGGGATTTCTTTTATTTTTTACAAGGGGAAGTTGGATTTGTGTTAAGGATGGAGGGGCGAATATTAATTATTGGTGGATTTGTGTTAAGAATTCCCCCCTGAATATTAAGAATTCCAGTCTCCCTCCAAATTTATATGGAAAAAACACATCCTCACCCTCAACTACGTCCTCCTCATAAAAAAAAGAACCCTGCCTGAGCGGCAAGGTCCTTCTCACATAAATCACTTACGATTTAACCAAAACGTTCTTAAACTCTTCCGTCAGCTTTGGAACGACGTCAAACAGGTCTCCGACAATTCCATAATCGGCAATGTTGAAGATCTCTGCTTCGGGATCTTTGTTGATTGCAACGATGACTTTAGAGTTGGACATACCCGCTACGTGCTGGATCGCACCGGAAATACCCACTGCAATGTAAAGATCCGGTGTTACGACCTTACCAGTCTGGCCGATTTGAAGGGCATAATCACAGTATTCAGCGTCACATGCACCACGGGAAGCACCGACTGCTGCACCGAGTACATTTGCCAGTTCATCAAGGAGCGTAAAGTTTTCAGAACCTTTCATACCGCGTCCGCCGGCTACGATCACACTTGCTTCAGAGAGATCCACACCGGAAGCTGTATTTTTAACCACATCTTTAATGATCGTACGCAAGTCTTTAATATCTACGTCAAGGGATGCAACATCACCAGAACGGGACTCGTCTTTTTCAAGCGCCGGGATGTTGTTCGGACGTACCGTTGCAAACACAATCCCTTCAGCCACTACTTTCTTCTCAAAAGCTTTACCTGAATAGATCGGGCGTGTGAAGATGAATTCTTCACCAGCTGTTTCTACACCTGTTGCATCAGATACCAGACCTGAGTTCAGGCGTGCTGCAAGTTTCGGTGCAAGGTCCCGGCCGATTGCTGTATGTCCCAGCACAATCCCTTCAGGACTTTCCTGATCAATAACTGCCTGAAGTGCCTGACTGTATCCGTCCGGCGTGTATCCGGCCAATTTGTCGCTATCAACGACAACAACACGGTCAGCACCGTATGCGATCAGTTCATTGCCTAAACTGCTTACATTCTCGCCTAAAAGAACACCTACTACTTCACCGCCTGCTGAAATTTCCTTTGCAGCGGCAACTGCTTCAAACGATACGTTACGAAATTCTCCGTCGCGGATTTCTCCTACTGCCAATACTTTTTTCGTCATCGTGTAATCCTCCTCTGTTTATATCACTTTAGCTTCGTTTTTAAGTAATGAAACCAGCTCTTTTACCTGATCGTCCACTTCACCTTCAAGAACTTTTCCTGCTTGTTTCTCAGGCGGAAGGTAGCGGTCTACTGTTTTTGTTTTGCCGGCAACATCGTCCTCATCAAGGTCGAAATCATCAGCTTCAAGTGTTTCAAGAGGCTTCTTTTTCGCTTTCATAATGCCTGGCAGGGATGGATAGCGGGGCTCGTTTAACCCTTGCTGCGCAGTAACCAGTACAGGAAGGCTTACTTCCACAATTTCCTGGTCACCCTCTACATCACGCTCAATCGTTGCTTTACCGTCAGCAATGTCGATCTTTACGATGGATGTTACGTGAACGATTCCAAGCTTTTCAGCCAGGCGCGGTCCTACCTGCCCGGAACCACCGTCAACCGCGATGTTTCCGCCTAAAATGATGTCCACATCTTTGTCTTCGAAGTAAGCAGCAAGAAGAGCCTGCGTAGTGTAAGGATCTTGGTTTTCCACTTCTTCGTTATCAATCAGTACCGCTTTATCAGCACCCATGGCAAGTCCGGTACGAAGCTGTTTCTCTGCTTCTTCCTCACCGACTGTAACAAGTGTTACTTCCCCGCCGTGCTCGTCACGGAGTTGAATCGCCTCTTCAATTGCATACTCATCGTATGGGTTAATGATAAACTCGGCACCGTCTTCTACGATCTCTCCGTTTGAGATCTGGATTTTTTCCTCAGTGTCAAACGTACGCTTTAAAATGACATAAATATTCATTCTGTTCCCTCCCAGATTATCAGTTCTGTTTATTGGCTTTGAACGGTTTCATAAATTGCTGCTATTCTTTTAAAGATAAAGCTCTGTGCCCGCTGTTAACGGTCGTTAAATACTGGTTTCCGCTTATTTAAAAATGCATCGATTCCTTCTTTGGCGTCTTCGGTTTGAGAAACATCACCAAAGCGCTTCGCTTCCTGACTTGCACCATCTGCTTCTGAATGACCAGCCAGTCGGATCAGTTCCAGCGCATAACGGACAGCAACAGCACCTTTTGAAGCGATTTTGGCAGCCAGTGCTTTCGTTTCTTCAAGGACGGATTCGTCGTCAAATGAAGCATCGGCAAGCCCGAGAGCTACTGCTTCTTTACCCGTTACAGGATCGGAAGTAAGAAGCATCTGTGTAGCTTTTGATTTCCCCACAAGTTTTGGCAGGCGTTGCGTACCCGCAAATCCAGGAACCAGTCCGAGCTGAAGCTCCGGAAGTCCAAGCTTGGCATTGTCCCCGACAAAACGGATGTGGCAGGCCATGGCCAGTTCAAGACCTCCGCCCAGTGCTGCTCCATGAATAGAAGCAATGATCGGCTTTGGATAGGCTTCCATTTTGTCAAAGACCCGCTGACCACGTTCAGCCATTTCCTGAAACGCTCCCCCGCTGTCAACTGTTGTAAACTCCTTAATATCAGCTCCGGCTGCAAAAAAGCGGCCTTCACCATGAACGACGATGACCTTCACTTCTTCATCGTGTTCAAGCTTATCAAGCACGTCATCCAGCTCCAGAAAGATCGGCTGAGAAAGTGCGTTGGCCGGTGGATGCTGGAGAGTGATGTACCCGATTTTATTTTCCTTGGATACTGCAAGATATTGATAGTCGCTCAAATCGATCCACTCCTTTCGATCTCAACTAACCTTATTCGACATTAAAACGCTTTCACCTTTGTTTATTAAGAAAACCTGCATAAAAAAATCAATCTTTTTTACGAGGTTTTCTACGAGTCTTACGCTTTCCGAAGTCCGGTCAGCAGCATTTGGTTAAGGGAATCCGCCAATGGTACAAGTTCATACTTGTGGTCTTTCATAACCCAGTTAGTCACAACTTCATCAATGGCTCCGAAAATAACCTGGCGCGCCATGCGACGATCGAGGTCAGGAGAGAAAAAGCCTTTTTCCATTCCTTCTGCCAGAATGGAATCGATCAATCCCAAGTACCCTTTAAGCACTTCGTTAATACGGGATCTGAGAGCAAGATTTGACTGCCTCAATTCCAGCTGAGTTACAATGGCCAGGTCGTAATCGGCCTCCAGTTGTTTCAGGTGCATCTCAATGAGAAGCTTCAGCTTCTGTTCAACAGATGTTTCACTGGCAAGACGCTCCTTACTCCTTATGACAAAGCTTCCCATCTTCTCTTCAAAAAGAGAAATCAGGATATCTTCTTTGTTTTTAAAATAAAGATAAATCGTTCCATCGGCGACCCCTGCTTCACGGGCGATTTTTGACACTTGTGAATGGTGATAACCGTTTTCTGCAATGACCTTTACTGCAGCGTCAATAATCTGTTCAAACTTCTGTCCTTTTTTCTTCGCCATTTCTTCACTTCCTCAGCCAATCCTCTAAAAATGAATGACCATTCATTCACTTTATGTTTATTCTAGATCAATCCCATCCGTGTGTCAAATGGAAAGTTCAGATTTTTCTTTATGCAAATAGAAACGCATTCCCCTATACTATTCCTAATCAGCCGGGGAATCAACTTTACTTTCAGGAATCTGGTTGCAGTTAAGATACTCGGGAGTAGAAAAACAAAA
This DNA window, taken from Alteribacter keqinensis, encodes the following:
- a CDS encoding TetR/AcrR family transcriptional regulator: MAKKKGQKFEQIIDAAVKVIAENGYHHSQVSKIAREAGVADGTIYLYFKNKEDILISLFEEKMGSFVIRSKERLASETSVEQKLKLLIEMHLKQLEADYDLAIVTQLELRQSNLALRSRINEVLKGYLGLIDSILAEGMEKGFFSPDLDRRMARQVIFGAIDEVVTNWVMKDHKYELVPLADSLNQMLLTGLRKA
- a CDS encoding enoyl-CoA hydratase codes for the protein MSDYQYLAVSKENKIGYITLQHPPANALSQPIFLELDDVLDKLEHDEEVKVIVVHGEGRFFAAGADIKEFTTVDSGGAFQEMAERGQRVFDKMEAYPKPIIASIHGAALGGGLELAMACHIRFVGDNAKLGLPELQLGLVPGFAGTQRLPKLVGKSKATQMLLTSDPVTGKEAVALGLADASFDDESVLEETKALAAKIASKGAVAVRYALELIRLAGHSEADGASQEAKRFGDVSQTEDAKEGIDAFLNKRKPVFNDR